The Stenotrophomonas maltophilia genome includes a region encoding these proteins:
- a CDS encoding pilus assembly protein, translated as MKKLLFCLLPLSALLAPPAQANLSIHPMRAAVDAKHGTQIRVYSQSTQPQYVQARLLRINNPAQVGEEEIEVDAADAAIAITPGKFALSGGGNRLIRVIPLQTVEKEAAYRIYFEGVRGPDETPLEEDEQAAQANVGVSLVWGALVNVVPAKGSVDLRLQGDTLRNTGTLRVGITGASECNARGVCTPLELSTSLYPDAALTLPVQLQPGSTLQLQYRLSSDGYRDHVTTLAPSA; from the coding sequence ATGAAGAAGCTGCTGTTCTGTCTGCTGCCGCTGAGCGCACTGCTGGCCCCGCCAGCGCAGGCCAATCTGTCCATCCATCCAATGCGTGCAGCGGTGGATGCCAAGCACGGCACGCAGATCCGCGTGTATTCGCAATCCACCCAGCCGCAGTACGTGCAGGCGCGTCTGCTGCGTATCAACAACCCGGCGCAGGTGGGTGAGGAAGAAATTGAAGTGGACGCCGCCGATGCGGCGATTGCCATCACGCCGGGCAAGTTCGCACTCAGCGGGGGTGGCAATCGCCTGATCCGGGTGATTCCGCTGCAGACCGTCGAAAAGGAGGCGGCGTACCGCATCTACTTCGAAGGTGTGAGAGGCCCGGATGAAACGCCTCTTGAGGAAGACGAGCAGGCTGCACAGGCCAATGTAGGCGTCAGCCTGGTCTGGGGCGCGCTGGTGAACGTGGTGCCCGCCAAGGGCAGCGTGGATCTGCGATTGCAGGGCGACACCCTGCGCAATACCGGCACGCTGCGTGTCGGCATTACCGGTGCGTCCGAGTGCAATGCCCGTGGCGTGTGCACACCGCTTGAGTTGTCGACGAGCCTCTATCCCGACGCCGCGCTGACCCTGCCGGTCCAGCTCCAGCCCGGCAGCACCCTGCAACTGCAATACCGCCTGTCAAGTGACGGCTATCGCGATCACGTAACGACCCTGGCGCCGAGCGCCTGA
- a CDS encoding CfaE/CblD family pilus tip adhesin — MNRRWMCVLMLVCALMLVMPRAWAQWPPETHPTDQSRDIVMSWDRSAVPGDVELWAPRTVLGFSHDLAMKYGQIHVVCGSASDSEFGKCAVDGEPEASVGVSNVALLFVDQRTGLRIELQAQGYLQRVMSDWVCFTDYWDLSRRRLNASYWFKCDSSEPAGTGANLELPSGELSKLVAGNWKATMRLNIKADPAAPPVATATFNFDFTVTDYDAISIYFPGFDGVAPLVNMDLRYDPIRKVVAGRKEVDMCLYDGVGSQSEFLGVTVRDSGPRPPPGRDFAVWHRDGGSDDTQRLDYQVGLKYGGNLLAMKHGEEQLLRGIDSAQLRLVMLPGISQPVYCVPTPLTLETPPTPIASQRPGLYEGELTVELRVPTAKP; from the coding sequence ATGAACCGGCGTTGGATGTGTGTGTTGATGCTGGTGTGTGCGCTGATGCTGGTGATGCCACGGGCGTGGGCGCAGTGGCCGCCGGAGACGCATCCGACGGATCAGAGCAGGGACATCGTGATGAGCTGGGACCGCTCGGCGGTGCCGGGCGATGTGGAGCTGTGGGCGCCGCGGACGGTGCTGGGATTCAGTCACGATCTGGCGATGAAGTATGGGCAGATCCATGTGGTTTGTGGGTCTGCTTCTGATAGTGAATTTGGGAAATGCGCCGTAGATGGTGAGCCGGAAGCGTCAGTTGGCGTAAGTAACGTTGCGCTGCTGTTCGTAGATCAGAGAACGGGATTGCGTATTGAACTTCAGGCGCAGGGGTATCTGCAGAGAGTCATGTCGGATTGGGTCTGCTTCACTGATTACTGGGACCTGTCCAGAAGACGTCTGAATGCGTCCTACTGGTTCAAGTGCGATTCGAGTGAGCCAGCTGGTACCGGTGCCAATCTTGAGCTTCCCTCTGGCGAACTCTCCAAGCTCGTCGCCGGCAATTGGAAGGCCACGATGCGCCTGAACATCAAAGCTGATCCCGCCGCACCACCGGTCGCCACGGCCACCTTCAACTTCGATTTCACCGTCACCGACTACGACGCGATCTCGATCTACTTCCCAGGCTTCGACGGCGTTGCCCCCCTGGTCAACATGGACCTGCGCTACGACCCCATCCGCAAGGTCGTCGCCGGGCGCAAGGAAGTGGACATGTGCCTCTACGACGGCGTGGGTTCACAGAGCGAATTCCTGGGTGTGACCGTGCGCGACAGTGGACCACGCCCACCTCCCGGGCGGGACTTCGCGGTCTGGCATCGCGATGGTGGCAGCGATGACACCCAGCGTCTGGACTACCAGGTTGGCCTGAAATACGGCGGAAACCTGCTGGCCATGAAGCACGGCGAGGAACAACTGCTGCGCGGCATCGACAGCGCACAGCTGCGGCTGGTGATGCTGCCGGGCATCAGTCAACCCGTGTACTGCGTGCCCACGCCGCTGACGCTGGAAACGCCCCCTACACCCATCGCCAGCCAGCGCCCCGGTCTTTACGAAGGCGAGCTGACGGTAGAGCTGCGCGTGCCGACCGCCAAACCCTGA